The DNA sequence AAACTTGAAATtgagtttattaattacattattaatcttaaatattatatttattctataatacaaatttatttcaagttaATTATGTTACAACAAGCGTTTATCAAGTGAAATATTCACATAAAGacataagattttttttattttttattaatttaaacagcaCACTACTTAATTATACTAATGTactaattttagaatttttttttaattgatacgtcagacattaaagaaagaaaaatatgttagaAATATTTAGAGAACAAAcaaaaagtgttttttttttatgctaatGTTTAAAGATCATATTGTGTTACTATAACCGAGTATTCTATTTTCGAGTTAAAAGCTGCTGTTTTTtgattgcaatattaaaaattattttcagtaaaaataaatgtcataATAGTTGATTAAGATTTATGGctacttattaataaaattaatttactggaTGTGTAAAAGtacaattttcaaatataacataaatttttaattgtaaggtcactttttaataaaattgaaataatttttttttaatctacgacttttcattgattttattatacaagatattttattctcttttcatTATATTGTAAGCATATATTATCCACATCCACAAAAAGCTGTATcgttattacattataaaagagagttattaataacaaaaaacgagaacaaatctaataaattaataactttaaaagtaaaaacaacCCTTCATTTATTTCCTTCACCTAAAGTcggaaaaaaatgcaaaaaaaaaccTTGCTTGTCTGTAATTTGCAtagaaagttatattttacataatctAAATAAAGTTAGGATTGGTCATCGTTCGAAGGCCATTGCCCAGAATGATTCCAATCCCAATCTTTGCCTTTAGGACGAAACTTGCTGGTACTTGCAGAATTATTCCAATCGCGAtgaaaaaatttcttcttgAAGTGATGTCGCTCAGGATCTAATTGTCGTTGATATTTTAAAGGTACTGAAGAGGACGTGCCACTTGGAGGATTACTACTAGATGAATTTGTAGGACGGGGGCTAGTTGGAGAAGGTGTTCTTGGCGGACCCAACGCTTCGTCGGGAGAAGGTACTACAGGCGGTGGCCCTGTTACGGCGCTATCTGAGCCTAATCCACTATCGGGACTTGTATTCACTCCTTCTGTCGATCGTCTGCGTTTATCAAGTTCCGTGGAAGCAAACGCGACCAAACGATCAAATCCTGAGCTAATACGATCTTGCCAATCAGCTTCTCCATCTGCAAATTAAAACTCAATTAAACGCTGCAACATGTCcgtaataaaacattaaatagtCATGTATTactaaattttcataaaaataagcCATTAATCGTATACAAACGCGTACTATAATTCGCAATTATCTTTATGTATACGCGCAATTcacgtattatatattttataaatacattttaaattatacatatattctaaatatatataaattactgaGCAAGAAATTGGATAATATGAaagcaagtttaaaatatcaagTAAGTTGTCATATCAGAcaagtttttacattttgcatttaatgtaaatatttaaaaggtacatataaattaaaatgggtttaatttacgttaaattgttattattaaagactttattatataaagatgttattattaaagaaaattagtcagtatattttaaaaatcaaaaaaattcaatataaaattgctgtAATATGGTAAATATGAAattcattataaataatacacgCTTAACagatgaaaaaattaatgatctAATATTGATATACTAGatgttttacaaatttaattaaactcttGATTAAACTTAAGTTCTATTAAAAGCAGatcgcaaataataaaataaagagaaaataaaacaaaattttccaTGCAACATGCACTAAAGTAGTCCACCAATTAGAATACATTCGTTTGAATTCTAAATTCATCATGCGCgcatttatatacatataacttttattcataagtaaaatttataaacttgAAAGTCTGGCTTATTTtcatggaaaataattttttaatagttggTCTTTTTGTGGTTTTAAAGTAGAAGAGATGTACGTTGCTCGCGTGTATAGCTACGCAGtaagaaagataataaatttttttgcatattttatggAATGACTAAAATCAAATAGCAAAATGAATTTTGACCCCCGTGGGACAACTCACCGGCGATTGTACCGACGAACCAACCCACAGGCAGCcgtatttttttcatttctccGTCTGATTTGTGCGTCTCAATCTCTAATAAAACAAGCTTCAGGGATTCTGAGATTGAGTATGTGACAGAGAGAACTAACCAACAAACAGCTACAGTGCATCTAACAAATACAGCAAAcaacaacaaaaataaatataaataaaagtcagGTACCAGCTCCATAAGATAAGCTAAACCATTAGTGCGTATAAATACGTGGAAAGGTGCATAAAAGAGCAAAGataaatatgatatatttCAAAAGATCTAAGCAAAGTCGCATTTAGCAaagatttttatcgaaaatacTTGTACTGTTCTACACCCCTTGTTACTCAGAATAAGaatgtaacataaatataaaacataaaataaatgcagaaaatgttttattttgtatgtgtgtgtgtgtgtatacaATGTATACGTGCGTACaatgtgtgtgcgtgcgtgcaattcttaaaaaaaaaagaaaaaaaaaatgtatgtaaaaaatatgagATAAGTATTAAATGAGGCACAATCACTCGTCTATAATTATCGTTAtctaacaatttaaattaataactttattattattttatactatataatattataaataatacatattctttatctacattatatatttaagtgcaataaaaattgaagaatcttgcaaatgttattaatatttatataattttctattttatatattgtaaaaattttccacGGTATCAAAAagcataattataaatcattcCAAGCGTATGTTTTATATCAATATTCTAACAAGACAAGATTTTGTCAAATCCCaaaaaccaaataatttttcttaccgTCATCTCCAACAACACTTCGCTGTCTTTGCGTTGTCATTTGAGGTTCATCGACTAGCGGCGTCGAAGTATTAGAATGTGGTTCCACAAGAGGACTTAGAGGTGCTCCACTTGTGCTTACCGATGATACAACCGCTTCTGTTTTTACAGACATTAACGGTTGTGATTGACAAACCGCAGTTACCGTACCACTCGTCGTCGCATTTCCATTACTATTATTACTGTTCGTTGTATATCGCGGGTATGGTTGATATCTACAAATACATAATCTATAAATATCTCGTTTTATctaacttattttaattacaacatttaatatcgttttttttttaccttctaCTGCTAGGAAGTGTCGATTCTGTTTTACTGCTATTATTGTGATTGTTTAATATTCGAGCATGTAATGACGCTGCGAGCCCTTCTACAGGTAATAATTCTCCATTTGATGAATTTTGAGACGAGTGTAGAGGTGATGCCGCTGAATGAGATTGTGTTAGTGTCTGAGACGGATTATCCGAAAAGTAAGATTCGTGATAAGGTTTAATATCCGCTCGTGGCAATTGAACCGGTgtatatctaataaaaaaaaaagatttgcatttgaaatgtttcaataaattgcataaaaaataattgtgaacTCGAGGAATAAATACCTTTGCGGTTGCGTTACAGGAGTGAAAAGCACAGATGATCTCGAACTAGTCGTGGGTGTGGAGGTAGAAGCTCCTGAAGAAGTAGGCGCATAGCTAGCTACATGTGCCAACGTCGATAAACCAGCATCTCCCTCGGCACTTGCTGGTCTACTAATGGGAGAATATACAGTTTCAGGTCTTATCATCGCAGTTATATCAACGGTAGCGTTTATTATAGACTGATTAGAAATTTCTAGAGTCCTCTCTATTTCTCCACTGACGAGATCGCCAATCGTCCTAGTACCGAGTAACCCACTTCCACCCGCTACCAGTCGATTGTCATAATTTGACGATTGTCTAGGATCGATCGTCGATCTGTCAGACGATAAGTGAGATGACGTGAGACGCTCTTGTGAAAGATGACGCCGCAACGCTAACTTTGCAGGCGATACCTATAAAACATTGCATATATGTTTAGAACATTATACTGATGTGAgatatttacataaatgtataaaaaatacgtttaaattttatatataaaaaaaaaaaaaatagattcaTATTCTTACTTGAGTATAATCCGGAGTAGAAACGTTCTGTGGTAATGAAACGCGCTTTCTTTCGGATTCGGACTGACTTTGTAATTGCATCTGCTGTTGCTTATTTCTGTTTTGTTGATCTTCATTTAATACACTTGTAATGATACTTTTTAATCTATCTTCAAAATTGGCGACTCTAGGTGGCTCTTGAGTTCTATTCGGTGCATCTTTATTAACCATCGCCGTTTGCGATTGTGTGGACGAAATAGAGGACGACGTAGAAAAACTAAGAGATGCCTGTGGCAGTCTAGCTCTGGAATTACTGTTGCTACTTTGTCTGTTTAATATACGACCCGCTTCTATTTGTCTTCCcgtttccaaaattttttgcgcTAATATTTCTGGATTATTCTCTTGTATCTTTCCTATATCCGGAACATCGGGCCATTCTTGCGATCTCGAACGACCTTCTCTACTTTTACGTACAgttccatttttattattctgttGTTGACCACTATGATGTAAATTTGCCAAATGTTTGCTTCCAATCGCGTCCTTTTGTTGTTGAGCAATAGCAGCGGCCTGCTTTTCGCTACTTGTCCTTTCCAATAAGTTTAATTCATGCTCCAGCTTTGAAACCtgttgtacaaaaaaaatttaacgaaaattaGAACAAACAGATTTTTGCGCACGTgtcttcctccctccctccctcaaACGCACACACAAAATGATTGGAAAAATGagtttttacataaataaaaaaaaaagttattacataaatttaattatttaataaatatttaaatatacatacctGAGTGTGTAATCGTTTACGCTGAGAAAGAGTAGCAGAAATTTCTTTCAACAAATAATCCTCAGTGAGTGGTTGATGTAAATTCGTTATGCCATTTGCAGTCGTATGACCATtatatttttcctgtaattcTTGATGTCTCAGTGCCACTAGTCTGTTTTGTTCAGTTTCTATAGACGCAACTTGCGCTTGTAATTTACTTGCTTTAGCCTGTAGCTGTTTATGTCTTAGAACTATTTCCTTAGCTTTCGCTAACAGATCGCCAGGTGATGTAGCATTGATACCTAATTCAGTCATTCTCGCTTTCAAAAGAGCTACACTGTCATCTATTAACACTTTGATTTGTTTCTCCAATTGCGCGGCTCTTGACTGAAGCTTGgagtttctttctctttcttttgcaaTATCTGTATTAACGGATACTTTGTAAGCGGGCGTTCTCATCGATTCTAGCATATGCATAAATTGGTCCctgtggtaaaaaaaaaaacttttatttacaaCATTAACGACACAGATAaatagaataagaaaaaaaggaaaagagcgGAACGTGACAaatagagaaataataaaataattacctgtACAAATCCAGAAGTATTTGTAAAGCGTAAGGAGTCGCGGACGGAGCAGGTGGTATACTGAGTTCTTCGTGTACTGAAGTGGAATGCGATTGCAAAGAAAGCGATAATGAAGACAATTGTTGATCTACACAACCAGGTGCAGGCGGAGGTTTCTTCCCAAGAGCTTGAGGTGACGTACTAAGCAGAGTCTGACTATGTAACAAATCTAATCCAGATATATTGATTGCCTTTTTAGGCTTGGATCTTTTAACGCCTCTTCCCCTCTGTCTACCTCTAGCTGGAGCTCTCATAATGCTATTTGTAGTTTTTCGATTAAACTTCCTCCGTATTTTGTTTGGCTGCCGACGACTTTTAACAGTAGTGTCGTCCAGGTCGGAGTCACTATTTGTTCCTTGTTGCTCCGAATGATTTGGGCTATCTAATTGCCTCGACAGATCTCTCTTGGCTCTGTCACCTCTTTCATTTCTATTAGAAATCTTACTACTATTGCTGGCAGTGTTGCTTATCACAGAATCAGAGTTTTCATCTAAGCCACCTTGTTTATTGTTTTTCAAGCGGTGGAAATAACGTTCTAATTTAGTTCGATCGATTACATGCAAATAATACGATACCGGTTTACCAGTCCAAGAGACAGAACCTTTCAATGGTGACATCTCTGAGACATGCATTATCGTTCCGATATCTgccataataaaaattgaaaaattaaaattatggaagtctagaataatttattaaaaaactgttATATTACCACTCAAGTTGCGGTCCGTTATTCGAAAGTTTAATGGACAAAATGATTTTGAAGACACTATACGAGCGCCGTCTCGTAAATCGGCGAAGCGTTCTTTTAATTGATGATCAACCGTTGGGccaaatgcaaaattattaacaaatactATCGTAGAACCAGTTATACTTTCGCGATGTTCATCAGCTAAAAAATCTCCTTTCACTAAACGATAGTCTCCACATCGCTTTCCATACCAATTTAGCcattttcgaaaatttgtTTCCATGCTCTGCaggcatataaaaatttattttacttgacaatgtaatataataaattttattcgattattataaataattgtgcaagtaaaaaaaatgtttacgttTACAAAGCGTCTCATAGTAAACTATCACTTTTTCATGGTATAGTAATAGCTTATATGATACAGTTAAGAATATTGTAATTATGTGTGTTTGTACCTGTGCATATTTCGATGGTACATCAGCCTTCTCAACACCGAGACAAATTTTGCATAAAGTTGCAGCTGCCATCTGAAGAACTACTTGACCAACTCCAGAACCTAGATCAACAAAGACATCATCCTCGGTCACATCAATTTGATCAATCATCTGACATACAAGCTCATAACTTGTTTCGCCATAAACCTCGGGTGAAAAAGGCTCGTATTGATTTAACTTGTCTGGTTCAACCACAGCTTGATTATAAGTTTGTTGAAGTATATGACGAAGTAAACCTCTACTGGGTCTCTTATTTAGCCTCTGGGATGGTAGGCTAGTGCCTTTTTCCTATACAAGTTTTACAACAAACCATCAATATATATGGAATATATAGATAACAATATACACAGATCCTTAATTTGACGTCAATGCTTTTAGGAGTGGTCAAAGGTCCAgaattaacaaagaaaaaaaaaacaaactagaaacatgaaaataaaatttagattatttGCATTGCGTTAAAGGGTATAAGGAAATATAGCAATAATGACGTTACACATagatacataaaaattaacgtaccAATTGTACTAAACTATCGATAGCTCTGTTAAATCTATCGCACAAGCTTTTCATACTTTCGTAGTCTCTTGGATTATAGTTACAAAGAACATTATTTTCTAAAGGTAATTTCAGATCTGGCAAATCTTCACAAACCCATCGCATAGTTTCGATAACGTCCAGTGCTCCATCGTGACGATCCTGtgacatatacatacatagaATACATTATACAATAGTTCTTGTATGTAATATCGCAAATAGGGAAAAAAAGGGCGAttctgtataatataataagtgacaaattaataaagcaaaTGTAAACAAATTTTCTGCTGaagtaaattgtaatttaatttcatccgATTGTCGTGTTACGATTAACTTACAGATCCTGATCCAGAAGTGAGAGGCCACTGATACACTATCGGTTCCGCTCCTGCTGGCGAGTGCAGACGCAACTCCATTTTTCTTAGCGGGTCCTTTCCCACGTTCCTTTTTGCGTACTTGAAACGAAGATGAGAAAGGgatacgtacgcgcgcacgcacgcacgcacgcacgcacggtacgtacgtacgtacgcacgtacgcacgcacgtaaGACGCTTTATCCGTTCCGCACGGACTGAAGGGATCCGCTGGGATCCACCTTCTCGAGTAGCGTGGCGTGATTTAACGCGCAACGCGACGTAAGTTGATAGATCGGGATGAGCGAGGCAGTGCTAACGTAATGTGGCTGTGGTGATGGCGGTAGCGGTGGTGACTGCACTTGCAGTTGCAATAATGACAGTAGTGACAGTGACAGCGGCTGCTTCGATTACTCCGATCTGCTTTGCTTCGCTTTGCTTTGCTTTACTCTGTTCTGTTATACTCCGCTCAGCTCCGCTTCAatcgatctctctttctctgtctgtctctctctctctctctttttctctctctcccttcttcTCTCTACCTTACTCTTTtttgctctttctttttacctctGTCGTTGGGGTCCTTTGCACTAGGACACAACCACTGCGAAGACACTCACGGATCCCCCCCCGCGCTGCAGCTTCTTTCACAAGCATAGAAACGTCTGGGAGCTGACGTTTGTCCACGGTGAATCTTATAGAACGATCGAGGCGAGGGTTATCCAGGTTCGCGCGGCGTACATGCAGCTCGATGAGATGCGAGAGGCGATTACGGCGCTGATGAAACGCGCGACAAAATGTGCTGCCGAGGACCGCTGGGAACCACTAGGAACCGCCCGGGAACGCGTGGCATGCGAATTTACGAAAAAGCACACGCTAAAAAACACGGGCTATCCTGCTGCACGGTGAAACAGCGCACGGGGAGGGGGGGATGACGACACCAAAACATGGCGAAGATGGCGTCACGCCTCTTCCATTCCATCTGCCGTGCGCGCCGTGCTTCGTGCGGCGGCATTCTTCTTTTGTCCCTTCTCCACGTCCTAAACCTGATCTGAACATTCGCTTCTCCGTCTTTGACGTTGACTATCCATTTTCATTTATCGTTTCTTATAAAAACGGGCGATGTTATCAATAATAGTTGACATGTAATCATCGATTATAAAATACGTTCGTTTACGAAGCCGATATATGGCTGCTCTCAGCGATGATACCTAATTAGAAAGAACGTTCAGTGTTTCTTTAATATGATTGGTTCTTGCCTTTGGTTTTGTATTAGGTCTGACTGTAAGAACCAATCGTGGGGAATGTAGCATTTTTGTTGAACGCAGCCAATACGCTTGTTTCAACTGGCTGCTACTTTTGTTTCCGTTAGATTGTAAATGTACCTTTACATCGCACAATGCTCACCGAGTCTTGCTCTTGAAATAGTAAtcttattgaaatatattaaaatttatttgtaaaatcaGTTATAAACattgtaacataattaataacttataATACAACACAATTATAGGATTCAAggattcaatttaaaaaaattatgatgtaaattgatacaattaatatatttattataaaatcttaatgtactttttttttttttagatactttggttaaataaattacaattttaccaTTAATACACCAATGAATACCAGTGTTCAGTCATTCCTTGTAGTTGTTCACCTTCCTGAGTTATTCTGCAACTTAAATACACacatatgttaaaattaaataaaaaaatttttagttgtaagaataagaattttttaatcagttCTTCTTAGAGGTAGAAACGTATATATCATAATAATGTCATAAACTAATatcatcatttttaatttttaattaaatattattaattttaatttaatttactaaattttattatttataaaaacttacttctttttaatttgtttaatctATTCGTCATTCTTCAGTAGTACACAATCCtgcaaattaaaagagaaaataattattattacaagtGCACAGTATTAAATCTATAAAGATATCTATGTAATGgtatatttatcttaaatagtTAACCATAAATAACCCATagaatattaaacaaaaaaagtgTTGGAAACTTTGAGAAACGGCTCCAGACAGTGATCGTGTGGATTCCGAAGGCAAGTTCCCCTTTTGTTTTACCTCCCACAAGCATTCATGCTCCAGTGAAATACGAACTGGAGGCATGCCAAAATGAGAGGAAGCATTGATATAATTGTTAACAATTTTGAGAaacaaatttatgttttttactCGAATTTAGATTGAATTACTCAAATTGCGCGATATAATCCACAAATCTTGTTTTATTTGAGTAGTAACCTGAGCCACGTGGCGACTCCAAGAAGAAAAAGGTTAGAAGCAGTAAAATTCAAGGACCCCGagaattttatgaattacATATGCGATATTCACGCTCAATAAATAATCAACGAATCAATATATCAATActatcttaaaaattttacataaaaatggaaagaaatgTGTAGACAAAATTCGCATGAAGAAAAGTAGAGAACACAACTTACCAAACCAAATGCTGATGATGAAATGGGAGGAATCAGGAAGAATCAAGTATGGCTGCGTTTGGTGAAGAAACTGTTAAACGATGCCGCTAGATAGAGCGTAACTTGTGCGATGGCGTAATTTGCGTATCTTTATTCAACCAATCGCGTCTCGCTAGTGACTTTTCGCTTTTTTCGCCAGTATTAATTCCCGCATGTttgcgctcgcgcgcgtgttAAATGTCGCTGTGTTCATGAACAGCAGTGTG is a window from the Cardiocondyla obscurior isolate alpha-2009 linkage group LG01, Cobs3.1, whole genome shotgun sequence genome containing:
- the Gpp gene encoding histone-lysine N-methyltransferase, H3 lysine-79 specific isoform X2; translated protein: MELRLHSPAGAEPIVYQWPLTSGSGSDRHDGALDVIETMRWVCEDLPDLKLPLENNVLCNYNPRDYESMKSLCDRFNRAIDSLVQLEKGTSLPSQRLNKRPSRGLLRHILQQTYNQAVVEPDKLNQYEPFSPEVYGETSYELVCQMIDQIDVTEDDVFVDLGSGVGQVVLQMAAATLCKICLGVEKADVPSKYAQSMETNFRKWLNWYGKRCGDYRLVKGDFLADEHRESITGSTIVFVNNFAFGPTVDHQLKERFADLRDGARIVSSKSFCPLNFRITDRNLSDIGTIMHVSEMSPLKGSVSWTGKPVSYYLHVIDRTKLERYFHRLKNNKQGGLDENSDSVISNTASNSSKISNRNERGDRAKRDLSRQLDSPNHSEQQGTNSDSDLDDTTVKSRRQPNKIRRKFNRKTTNSIMRAPARGRQRGRGVKRSKPKKAINISGLDLLHSQTLLSTSPQALGKKPPPAPGCVDQQLSSLSLSLQSHSTSVHEELSIPPAPSATPYALQILLDLYRDQFMHMLESMRTPAYKVSVNTDIAKERERNSKLQSRAAQLEKQIKVLIDDSVALLKARMTELGINATSPGDLLAKAKEIVLRHKQLQAKASKLQAQVASIETEQNRLVALRHQELQEKYNGHTTANGITNLHQPLTEDYLLKEISATLSQRKRLHTQVSKLEHELNLLERTSSEKQAAAIAQQQKDAIGSKHLANLHHSGQQQNNKNGTVRKSREGRSRSQEWPDVPDIGKIQENNPEILAQKILETGRQIEAGRILNRQSSNSNSRARLPQASLSFSTSSSISSTQSQTAMVNKDAPNRTQEPPRVANFEDRLKSIITSVLNEDQQNRNKQQQMQLQSQSESERKRVSLPQNVSTPDYTQVSPAKLALRRHLSQERLTSSHLSSDRSTIDPRQSSNYDNRLVAGGSGLLGTRTIGDLVSGEIERTLEISNQSIINATVDITAMIRPETVYSPISRPASAEGDAGLSTLAHVASYAPTSSGASTSTPTTSSRSSVLFTPVTQPQRYTPVQLPRADIKPYHESYFSDNPSQTLTQSHSAASPLHSSQNSSNGELLPVEGLAASLHARILNNHNNSSKTESTLPSSRRYQPYPRYTTNSNNSNGNATTSGTVTAVCQSQPLMSVKTEAVVSSVSTSGAPLSPLVEPHSNTSTPLVDEPQMTTQRQRSVVGDDDAL
- the Gpp gene encoding histone-lysine N-methyltransferase, H3 lysine-79 specific isoform X1, whose protein sequence is MELRLHSPAGAEPIVYQWPLTSGSGSDRHDGALDVIETMRWVCEDLPDLKLPLENNVLCNYNPRDYESMKSLCDRFNRAIDSLVQLEKGTSLPSQRLNKRPSRGLLRHILQQTYNQAVVEPDKLNQYEPFSPEVYGETSYELVCQMIDQIDVTEDDVFVDLGSGVGQVVLQMAAATLCKICLGVEKADVPSKYAQSMETNFRKWLNWYGKRCGDYRLVKGDFLADEHRESITGSTIVFVNNFAFGPTVDHQLKERFADLRDGARIVSSKSFCPLNFRITDRNLSDIGTIMHVSEMSPLKGSVSWTGKPVSYYLHVIDRTKLERYFHRLKNNKQGGLDENSDSVISNTASNSSKISNRNERGDRAKRDLSRQLDSPNHSEQQGTNSDSDLDDTTVKSRRQPNKIRRKFNRKTTNSIMRAPARGRQRGRGVKRSKPKKAINISGLDLLHSQTLLSTSPQALGKKPPPAPGCVDQQLSSLSLSLQSHSTSVHEELSIPPAPSATPYALQILLDLYRDQFMHMLESMRTPAYKVSVNTDIAKERERNSKLQSRAAQLEKQIKVLIDDSVALLKARMTELGINATSPGDLLAKAKEIVLRHKQLQAKASKLQAQVASIETEQNRLVALRHQELQEKYNGHTTANGITNLHQPLTEDYLLKEISATLSQRKRLHTQVSKLEHELNLLERTSSEKQAAAIAQQQKDAIGSKHLANLHHSGQQQNNKNGTVRKSREGRSRSQEWPDVPDIGKIQENNPEILAQKILETGRQIEAGRILNRQSSNSNSRARLPQASLSFSTSSSISSTQSQTAMVNKDAPNRTQEPPRVANFEDRLKSIITSVLNEDQQNRNKQQQMQLQSQSESERKRVSLPQNVSTPDYTQVSPAKLALRRHLSQERLTSSHLSSDRSTIDPRQSSNYDNRLVAGGSGLLGTRTIGDLVSGEIERTLEISNQSIINATVDITAMIRPETVYSPISRPASAEGDAGLSTLAHVASYAPTSSGASTSTPTTSSRSSVLFTPVTQPQRYTPVQLPRADIKPYHESYFSDNPSQTLTQSHSAASPLHSSQNSSNGELLPVEGLAASLHARILNNHNNSSKTESTLPSSRRYQPYPRYTTNSNNSNGNATTSGTVTAVCQSQPLMSVKTEAVVSSVSTSGAPLSPLVEPHSNTSTPLVDEPQMTTQRQRSVVGDDDGEADWQDRISSGFDRLVAFASTELDKRRRSTEGVNTSPDSGLGSDSAVTGPPPVVPSPDEALGPPRTPSPTSPRPTNSSSSNPPSGTSSSVPLKYQRQLDPERHHFKKKFFHRDWNNSASTSKFRPKGKDWDWNHSGQWPSNDDQS